One Pseudomonas rhizophila DNA window includes the following coding sequences:
- the pqqA gene encoding pyrroloquinoline quinone precursor peptide PqqA, whose amino-acid sequence MWTKPAYTDLRIGFEVTMYFANR is encoded by the coding sequence ATGTGGACTAAACCCGCGTACACCGACCTGCGTATAGGCTTTGAAGTGACGATGTACTTCGCCAACCGATGA